From Microcystis aeruginosa NIES-2549, a single genomic window includes:
- a CDS encoding type IV pilus twitching motility protein PilT, translating into MNKNPNSSSRRLQPLPVPSIPMPPSELIKGTTPEINQEMSQKVATQPKEVPNMPQNGQISPPSPPESRASNQPNLEHLIRFAFDRGYSDVHLGVGEQPRMRDRGEMIILDYPEIDINTFYSWLREMLGEEEILRFKKDLEFDGATQYEFARVRINIFESLRGPGMVLRLIPMKIPTMEQLRLPMVFRDVCDVQKGLILITGPTGSGKSTTLAAMIDYINKEHPKHIITIEDPIEFVHESRRSLIKQREVGIHTQEFDNALKACLREDPDIILVGEMRDKATVNTALKAAQTGHLVLGTLHTNSAVKTLDRILTLYSAEERESTRVAIAESLVCIISQGLCRTTDGKRAAFYDILVNTEAVKDYIRSGKNDEIVELMKDGEYHGMITTNQSLFNLYQKGRISEGVALAMSPVPNEMAMMLRGRI; encoded by the coding sequence ATGAATAAAAATCCCAATTCTTCCTCGCGACGACTACAACCGCTGCCGGTTCCCTCCATCCCGATGCCTCCCTCGGAGTTAATCAAGGGAACCACACCAGAGATAAATCAAGAAATGAGCCAAAAAGTGGCGACGCAGCCAAAAGAAGTGCCAAATATGCCGCAAAATGGTCAAATATCGCCTCCAAGTCCTCCCGAAAGTCGCGCCTCCAATCAACCCAACTTAGAACATTTGATCCGGTTTGCCTTTGATCGGGGTTATTCGGACGTTCACCTGGGAGTTGGAGAACAACCCCGGATGCGGGATCGTGGCGAAATGATTATTCTCGACTATCCTGAAATTGACATCAACACTTTTTATAGTTGGTTACGCGAAATGCTCGGTGAAGAAGAAATCCTTCGCTTTAAAAAAGACCTAGAATTTGACGGTGCGACTCAGTACGAATTCGCTAGGGTGCGGATTAATATCTTTGAAAGTCTGCGCGGTCCGGGGATGGTTTTGCGTCTGATTCCCATGAAAATCCCCACTATGGAACAATTGCGCTTACCGATGGTCTTCCGGGATGTGTGCGATGTGCAGAAGGGATTGATTTTAATCACCGGTCCGACGGGTTCAGGGAAATCCACCACCCTAGCAGCCATGATCGATTACATCAATAAAGAACACCCCAAACATATTATCACCATCGAAGACCCGATCGAATTTGTCCATGAAAGTCGTCGCAGTTTGATCAAACAACGGGAAGTGGGAATACACACCCAGGAGTTCGATAATGCCCTAAAAGCCTGTTTGCGGGAAGACCCAGATATTATTCTGGTGGGGGAGATGCGGGACAAAGCCACCGTTAATACTGCCCTGAAAGCTGCCCAAACCGGTCACTTAGTCCTGGGAACCCTGCACACCAACAGCGCTGTAAAAACCCTTGACCGGATTTTAACTCTTTATAGCGCCGAGGAACGGGAATCGACGCGGGTGGCGATCGCAGAATCTTTAGTTTGTATTATTTCCCAGGGTTTATGTCGCACCACCGACGGTAAACGGGCTGCTTTTTACGATATTCTCGTCAATACAGAGGCCGTCAAAGATTACATTCGCAGCGGCAAAAATGACGAAATTGTTGAATTAATGAAAGACGGCGAATACCACGGCATGATTACCACTAATCAATCCCTGTTTAACCTCTATCAAAAGGGACGGATTAGCGAGGGGGTAGCCTTGGCCATGTCCCCGGTTCCCAATGAAATGGCGATGATGCTGCGGGGGAGAATCTAG
- a CDS encoding aspartate aminotransferase family protein: MSPETLLEPTLVDPTPNLNPNQPFDPDSFNSYVMNTYGRFPIAIAKGLGCRLWDTSGKQYLDFVAGIATCTLGHAHPALIEVVSQQIQKLHHVSNLYYIPEQGELAKWIVDHSCADKVFFCNSGAEANEAAIKLVRKYAHTVLDFLEQPVILTAHASFHGRTLATITATGQPKYQKDFEPLMPGFAYIPYNDIEAVENAIADLDEGNRRVAAIMLEPLQGEGGVRPGAIEYFQRLRQICDENNILLVFDEVQVGVGRTGKLWGYENLGVEPDIFTSAKGLAGGIPIGAMMCRKFCDVFEPGSHASTFGGNPFACASALTVLQTIERDHILENVQHRGEQLRSRLRAIASQYPHLFVDVRGWGLINGMEINSESELVSSTIVNAALAEGLLIAPAGPKVLRFVPPLIVSETEVDEAMDKLEAAIAKVV, translated from the coding sequence GTGAGTCCAGAAACCCTTTTAGAACCAACCCTAGTTGATCCCACTCCCAATTTAAACCCGAATCAACCCTTCGATCCAGATAGTTTTAACAGCTATGTGATGAATACCTATGGTCGCTTTCCCATTGCGATTGCCAAGGGGTTGGGGTGTCGTCTCTGGGATACTTCCGGCAAACAATACCTTGATTTTGTCGCGGGAATTGCCACCTGTACCCTCGGTCACGCACACCCCGCTTTAATTGAAGTGGTTAGCCAGCAAATCCAAAAACTCCATCATGTCTCGAATTTATACTATATTCCCGAACAAGGGGAACTAGCTAAATGGATTGTCGATCATTCCTGCGCTGATAAAGTTTTTTTCTGTAATTCTGGTGCCGAAGCGAACGAAGCGGCAATTAAATTAGTGCGTAAATATGCCCATACGGTGCTAGATTTCCTGGAACAGCCGGTTATTTTAACCGCTCACGCTAGTTTTCACGGTCGCACTTTAGCTACCATCACCGCAACTGGTCAACCGAAGTATCAAAAAGACTTTGAACCCCTGATGCCGGGGTTTGCTTATATTCCCTATAATGATATCGAAGCGGTGGAAAATGCGATCGCTGATCTCGATGAGGGTAATCGTCGTGTGGCCGCGATTATGTTGGAACCCTTGCAGGGTGAAGGGGGAGTACGTCCGGGAGCTATCGAATATTTCCAACGTTTACGGCAAATTTGCGACGAAAATAACATTTTGCTTGTCTTTGATGAAGTACAGGTGGGAGTGGGAAGAACCGGCAAACTCTGGGGTTATGAGAATTTAGGGGTAGAACCGGATATTTTCACTTCTGCTAAGGGTTTAGCGGGGGGTATTCCCATCGGTGCGATGATGTGCAGAAAGTTCTGTGATGTGTTTGAACCGGGTAGTCATGCGAGTACCTTTGGGGGTAATCCGTTCGCTTGTGCCTCAGCTTTAACAGTATTACAAACCATTGAACGGGATCACATTCTCGAAAATGTCCAGCACCGAGGGGAACAATTACGCAGCCGTTTACGCGCGATTGCTTCTCAATATCCCCATCTATTTGTCGATGTGCGCGGTTGGGGTTTAATTAATGGTATGGAAATTAATTCAGAAAGTGAGTTAGTTTCATCTACTATTGTTAATGCAGCCTTGGCCGAGGGTTTATTAATTGCTCCCGCAGGTCCGAAGGTTCTCCGTTTTGTACCTCCTTTAATTGTCTCGGAAACAGAAGTAGATGAGGCTATGGATAAGCTAGAAGCAGCCATCGCTAAAGTGGTTTAA
- a CDS encoding M14 family metallopeptidase, whose product MFDFSHYYPYQELVSFLKNLASSYPNLISLTSIGKTYENRDIWLTTLTNQATGPYLEKPAYWIDANTHAGEVTGSAVALYTISHLLSQYGHNPQITRLLDHYTVYILPRLAVDGAEKYLTTPYMLRSSIRPYPHTDEKPGLYPEDINGDGLILQMRQKDTCGAWKISEQDPRIMVRREPEEFEGTFYTLLTEGLIRDYDGYNFTTAPTLEGLDFNRNYPVYWVPEGEQQGAGDFPFSEPETRAEAEFWANNTNINGFVTYHTYSAVMLRPYSTHPDEYFPVEDLEMYKYIADKGKAMTGYECVSVYHDFRYHPKEVTNGAMDDYGYDHFGWYGFTVELWDAPTQAAVEKDDYIQWFRWHPLEDELKLQRWNDENLAGKGFINWQSFDHPQLGEVEIGGWDFKNVWQNAPEKYLPDLCEKQCQFTIAHALMSPLLAISRLDLKSEGDGIYHLVLQLENQGFLPTYTSKKALERKIVRPIQVKLNLADEVSLIVGKLEQEIGHLEGRSNKVYSSLAHGLDYRCTVEWVIKGVSGQEIEIIAIAERAGTVRQKVIL is encoded by the coding sequence ATGTTTGATTTTAGCCACTATTACCCCTACCAAGAATTAGTTTCTTTCCTGAAAAACCTAGCTTCATCCTATCCTAATTTAATTAGCCTGACTTCGATCGGTAAAACCTACGAAAATCGAGATATCTGGTTAACTACCCTAACAAATCAAGCCACAGGACCCTATTTAGAAAAACCTGCCTATTGGATCGATGCTAACACCCACGCGGGGGAAGTAACAGGCTCTGCCGTCGCTCTCTACACTATCTCTCATCTTTTGAGCCAATACGGTCATAATCCCCAAATTACCAGACTTCTTGACCATTACACTGTCTATATTTTGCCGCGATTAGCCGTGGATGGAGCGGAAAAATATCTCACCACTCCCTATATGTTACGATCGAGTATTCGCCCCTATCCCCACACGGATGAGAAACCGGGGCTATATCCTGAAGATATTAACGGCGATGGTTTAATCTTACAAATGCGCCAAAAAGATACCTGTGGCGCTTGGAAAATTTCTGAACAAGATCCTCGCATTATGGTGCGTCGCGAACCGGAGGAATTTGAGGGAACTTTTTACACTTTGCTCACCGAAGGTTTAATCCGCGATTACGATGGCTATAATTTTACCACTGCCCCCACCCTAGAAGGTTTAGATTTTAACCGCAATTATCCTGTTTATTGGGTTCCTGAAGGGGAACAACAGGGGGCCGGAGATTTTCCTTTTTCCGAGCCAGAAACCCGTGCAGAAGCCGAATTTTGGGCGAATAACACCAATATTAATGGCTTCGTTACCTATCATACCTATTCAGCAGTCATGTTGCGTCCCTATAGCACCCATCCCGATGAATATTTCCCCGTGGAAGACTTAGAAATGTATAAATATATTGCCGATAAGGGAAAGGCAATGACTGGCTATGAATGCGTTTCTGTCTATCACGATTTTCGTTATCATCCTAAAGAAGTGACTAACGGTGCCATGGATGATTACGGTTATGATCATTTTGGTTGGTATGGTTTTACGGTGGAGTTATGGGATGCACCCACCCAAGCAGCAGTGGAAAAAGATGATTATATTCAATGGTTTCGCTGGCATCCTTTGGAAGATGAATTGAAGTTACAGCGTTGGAATGATGAGAATTTAGCGGGAAAGGGTTTTATTAATTGGCAAAGTTTTGATCATCCCCAATTGGGAGAGGTGGAAATTGGCGGTTGGGACTTTAAAAATGTCTGGCAAAATGCCCCAGAAAAGTATTTACCAGATTTATGTGAGAAACAATGTCAGTTTACTATTGCCCATGCTTTAATGTCACCTCTTTTAGCTATCTCTCGTCTCGATCTTAAGTCGGAGGGCGATGGTATTTATCATCTGGTTTTACAGTTAGAAAATCAGGGATTTTTACCCACTTATACCAGCAAAAAAGCACTGGAAAGAAAGATAGTTCGTCCCATTCAAGTCAAGTTAAATTTGGCCGATGAGGTGAGTTTAATAGTGGGAAAATTAGAGCAAGAAATCGGTCACTTAGAAGGACGATCAAATAAAGTATATAGTAGTCTCGCTCACGGTTTAGATTATCGCTGTACGGTGGAATGGGTAATTAAGGGAGTTTCTGGTCAAGAAATCGAGATTATCGCTATAGCTGAAAGAGCCGGAACAGTCAGACAAAAAGTGATTTTATAG
- a CDS encoding DUF5131 family protein encodes MSSSKTGIEWTDKTWNPTTGCTKVSPGCRHCYAEAITMRFPGSFPTGFNFTIHRERLEQPKKWRTPSRIFVNSMSDLFHEDLDFGYLQEIFAVMRDTPWHIYQILTKRPQKLATLADKLEWSENIWMGVSVESQQYTHRIEALKTVPAKVRFLSCEPLLGPLNLDLSLIDWVIVGGESGYQHRPIEPDWVREILAQTRESKVAFFFKQWGGNYSKAGGRMLDERIWDEMPAAWNEHNAKWTIRAGSSLKKLSKNKQQDNLLTLT; translated from the coding sequence ATGTCAAGTAGTAAAACTGGTATTGAATGGACGGACAAAACTTGGAATCCCACCACTGGTTGTACAAAGGTGAGTCCGGGGTGTCGTCATTGCTATGCAGAAGCAATAACAATGCGTTTTCCTGGAAGTTTTCCCACAGGTTTTAATTTTACTATTCATCGAGAAAGACTAGAACAGCCGAAAAAATGGCGCACACCGAGTCGAATTTTCGTCAATTCGATGAGTGATCTTTTTCATGAAGATTTAGACTTTGGCTATTTACAGGAAATCTTTGCGGTGATGCGAGACACTCCTTGGCATATTTATCAAATTTTGACTAAGCGCCCTCAAAAACTAGCAACTTTAGCAGATAAACTGGAATGGTCGGAAAATATCTGGATGGGTGTCTCTGTAGAAAGTCAGCAATATACCCATAGAATTGAGGCTTTAAAAACAGTACCAGCCAAAGTACGTTTTCTTTCCTGTGAACCTCTTTTAGGACCACTAAATCTGGATTTATCGCTGATTGATTGGGTTATTGTTGGCGGTGAATCAGGCTATCAACATCGTCCCATAGAGCCAGATTGGGTTAGGGAAATTTTGGCTCAAACCAGAGAATCTAAAGTTGCTTTTTTCTTTAAGCAGTGGGGTGGTAACTATTCCAAAGCTGGTGGTAGAATGCTTGATGAGCGTATTTGGGATGAAATGCCTGCTGCTTGGAACGAACACAATGCTAAATGGACAATCAGAGCAGGTTCCTCCCTAAAAAAACTCTCAAAAAATAAACAACAAGATAATTTATTAACATTGACCTAA
- a CDS encoding three-Cys-motif partner protein TcmP → MSQRGQEGEDIIGKWSEDKLDLLAQYLNAYSVIMNNQKTPKNPTGKPWLKAYYYIDAFAGSVRPTAKEDEQRYIDGSPLRALRTEPPFDGYWFIDTSRQRTERLERLCEEFPDREIHVRRGNCNEILCNDILPNLLLKKKFTQRAFVFLDPYGLQVDWQTITQLAETKACDIFINFSVMGVTRLLLKDKEPKTEVVEQLNKVMGNVDWLEQIYQPPQNIQLNLFDNQEPNASRDKISADRLADLYTERLKTLFPYVSNPVIMKNSKNAALYTLCLASHREAAIKITNDIFKRYEKLKLQG, encoded by the coding sequence ATGAGTCAACGAGGCCAAGAAGGCGAAGATATTATTGGTAAATGGTCTGAGGATAAGTTAGATTTACTCGCTCAGTATCTCAATGCTTATTCTGTGATCATGAACAATCAGAAAACTCCCAAGAATCCCACAGGAAAGCCTTGGCTTAAAGCTTATTACTATATAGACGCTTTTGCTGGTTCCGTGAGACCAACAGCGAAGGAAGATGAACAACGATATATTGATGGTTCTCCCCTGCGTGCTTTGAGAACAGAACCACCATTTGATGGTTACTGGTTTATTGATACTTCCCGTCAACGCACTGAACGTTTAGAACGTTTATGTGAGGAGTTTCCTGACCGTGAAATTCATGTCCGTCGCGGTAACTGTAATGAGATTTTATGTAACGATATACTGCCTAATTTATTGCTCAAGAAAAAATTTACTCAACGAGCCTTTGTTTTTTTAGATCCCTATGGATTACAAGTAGATTGGCAAACTATCACTCAACTAGCAGAAACTAAAGCTTGCGATATTTTTATTAACTTTTCGGTGATGGGCGTTACTCGGCTTTTGCTAAAAGATAAAGAACCAAAAACAGAGGTAGTAGAACAGTTGAATAAAGTAATGGGGAACGTAGATTGGCTAGAGCAAATTTACCAACCACCACAAAATATTCAATTAAATTTGTTTGATAATCAAGAACCTAATGCCAGTCGTGACAAAATCTCTGCCGATAGATTAGCAGATTTATATACAGAAAGATTAAAAACACTTTTTCCCTACGTTAGCAACCCAGTTATCATGAAAAATTCTAAGAATGCCGCTTTATATACTTTGTGTTTAGCCAGTCACCGTGAAGCTGCTATAAAAATTACTAACGATATTTTTAAACGTTACGAAAAACTAAAATTACAAGGATAA
- a CDS encoding retroviral-like aspartic protease family protein, whose amino-acid sequence MGKIYTSITVINRADQIRAEDGIIAPDQIRSLTLENVLVDTGATNLCLVPEVISRLGLQLLKEVDVATAKGIGKARIFRDATLIIAGREGTFECLELPRGQNNLLGVIPLEALGLEPDFRSQKLRVLPTESHETYLTILSNQIAL is encoded by the coding sequence ATGGGCAAAATCTACACCAGCATTACAGTTATCAATCGCGCCGATCAAATTCGTGCGGAGGATGGTATCATCGCGCCGGATCAAATTCGCTCTCTTACCCTAGAAAATGTCTTGGTAGATACGGGAGCAACTAATCTTTGTCTGGTGCCAGAAGTAATCTCCCGCTTGGGTTTACAGCTTTTAAAAGAAGTAGATGTGGCTACGGCTAAAGGCATAGGAAAAGCGAGAATTTTTCGCGATGCTACCTTGATTATCGCGGGACGGGAAGGCACTTTTGAATGTTTGGAATTACCCAGAGGTCAAAACAATTTATTAGGAGTAATTCCCTTAGAAGCTTTGGGATTAGAACCAGATTTTCGCAGCCAAAAATTGCGAGTTTTACCCACGGAATCCCACGAGACTTATTTAACAATTTTATCGAACCAAATAGCTCTATAA
- a CDS encoding PIN domain-containing protein, whose translation MKRVLFDSDVLLDVLGKREPHFPASVQALNTVKTGKTQGYISGHAVTNIDYILSRENGRESSRKLVISLLENLQVARVTDAIIRQALASQMKDFEDAVTSAVAESEKLEIIITRNLRDFAVSPVPAMLPVDFLSIL comes from the coding sequence GTGAAACGAGTCCTATTCGATAGTGATGTATTGCTAGATGTTTTGGGTAAGCGTGAACCACATTTTCCCGCATCTGTACAAGCATTAAATACAGTTAAGACAGGTAAAACTCAAGGATATATTTCCGGTCATGCCGTCACTAATATTGATTATATTTTGTCTAGAGAAAATGGAAGAGAAAGCTCAAGAAAGTTGGTGATAAGTCTTCTAGAGAATTTGCAAGTTGCTAGGGTGACAGATGCAATAATTAGGCAAGCATTGGCAAGTCAGATGAAAGATTTTGAAGATGCCGTTACCAGTGCCGTTGCTGAATCAGAAAAGCTAGAGATAATCATAACGCGAAACCTAAGAGATTTTGCAGTTTCCCCTGTTCCCGCAATGCTACCAGTAGATTTTTTATCGATTCTTTAA
- a CDS encoding circadian clock KaiB family protein codes for MATSAIVLPDIFKGIALFTPGGDLIYCIDPDKQTHWHLNLCTALQSALGLPEPPHFLVPSFTATIDRWRDPYSHRIHTRAEVYPLVRRYQPLLNAIFATDDRAWFTVPWQEQSSNPTILETYRQQFPQLWQSHDLIVRYQELPAATSAMAADSDYSNPSPKGYVLRLFVSGNNANTKHTLESIHQLLERELHHPYTLKVIDISKHPEQAESNHVSAIPTLVRVWPQPVKRIVGEFEDLPRVLQIIATA; via the coding sequence GTGGCTACTTCTGCGATTGTGTTGCCCGATATTTTTAAAGGCATCGCCCTGTTTACCCCCGGGGGCGACCTAATTTACTGTATCGATCCTGATAAACAAACTCATTGGCATCTGAATCTCTGTACTGCTCTCCAGTCCGCTTTAGGGTTGCCAGAACCCCCCCATTTTTTAGTTCCTAGTTTTACCGCTACCATCGATCGCTGGCGAGATCCCTACAGTCACCGTATTCATACTAGAGCCGAAGTCTATCCCCTTGTCCGTCGCTATCAGCCTTTATTAAATGCTATTTTCGCCACGGACGATCGAGCTTGGTTTACTGTACCTTGGCAGGAACAATCCTCTAATCCCACTATCTTAGAAACCTATCGTCAGCAGTTTCCCCAACTTTGGCAATCCCACGATCTGATTGTCCGTTATCAGGAGCTTCCCGCAGCTACTTCGGCGATGGCTGCTGACTCTGACTATAGTAATCCTAGTCCTAAGGGTTATGTTTTGCGGTTATTTGTCTCCGGTAATAATGCCAATACTAAGCACACCCTAGAATCGATCCATCAGCTTCTGGAACGAGAATTACACCACCCCTATACCCTGAAAGTGATCGATATCTCTAAGCATCCAGAACAAGCAGAATCCAATCATGTCTCTGCTATTCCCACTTTAGTCCGGGTTTGGCCACAACCAGTAAAACGCATCGTCGGCGAATTTGAGGATTTACCGCGAGTATTGCAGATTATCGCCACCGCTTAG
- a CDS encoding pentapeptide repeat-containing protein, with amino-acid sequence MKPTELIARYAEGETQFSGLKLPGVNLVGADLIGIVLNGADLHGANLLFTYLNRANLAQANLVAANLSGASLNQADLNGADLRSANLHGALLQGANLRDTDITLAILLDANLIGADLRGADLSSANLTGACLRGTNMRQENKNSNTNLQAANLYRADLQGANMKGVNLVRANLVGANLKEANLSNVDIRNADLTNANLQGALLTDANLVGVCLVGANLAGANLVRSKMSDTEAMGANFHSAIMTEIKLDRANLSQANFQAARMNHADLRRANLSGVNFREAELIDAFFARANLTGADLSNANLTGAELMSANLMGVNFLGAIMPDGRINN; translated from the coding sequence ATGAAACCCACCGAATTAATTGCACGTTATGCCGAGGGAGAAACTCAATTTAGTGGCTTAAAATTGCCAGGAGTTAATTTAGTTGGTGCTGACTTGATTGGCATTGTTTTAAATGGGGCAGATCTGCACGGAGCCAATCTTCTCTTTACCTATCTTAACCGGGCTAATCTCGCTCAAGCTAATCTCGTGGCGGCTAATTTAAGCGGTGCTAGTCTCAACCAAGCTGACTTAAATGGCGCAGATTTACGCAGTGCCAATTTACACGGAGCGCTCCTACAAGGGGCTAATCTTCGTGATACTGATATAACCCTAGCTATTCTACTTGATGCTAACTTAATCGGGGCGGATTTACGCGGGGCTGATTTAAGTAGTGCTAACCTCACTGGTGCTTGTTTGCGGGGAACAAATATGCGTCAGGAAAATAAAAATTCTAACACTAATTTACAAGCGGCTAATCTCTATCGCGCCGACCTGCAAGGAGCTAATATGAAAGGGGTTAATCTGGTACGAGCTAATCTAGTAGGAGCCAATTTAAAGGAGGCTAATTTGTCCAATGTTGACATCAGAAATGCGGATTTAACTAATGCTAATCTGCAAGGTGCTTTACTTACTGATGCCAATTTAGTCGGGGTGTGTTTAGTGGGAGCAAATCTAGCGGGAGCCAATTTAGTGCGGTCAAAAATGAGCGATACGGAAGCAATGGGCGCAAATTTCCATAGTGCAATTATGACTGAAATAAAATTAGATCGAGCTAATCTTAGTCAAGCTAATTTTCAAGCGGCAAGAATGAATCATGCTGACTTAAGAAGGGCTAATCTTTCAGGAGTTAATTTCAGGGAAGCGGAGCTAATCGATGCTTTTTTTGCTAGAGCAAATCTCACCGGTGCTGATTTAAGTAATGCTAATCTAACTGGTGCTGAGTTAATGAGTGCTAATCTCATGGGAGTTAACTTCCTCGGTGCAATTATGCCCGATGGCCGGATTAATAATTAA
- a CDS encoding potassium channel family protein translates to MSISEDKYRRLRQELIGGIFALIVVFLLGTLWYHLIEGWSWLDSAYMTISTLATVGFGEINPLGERGRLFTMVLIIMGVVSIGYIVNRLTEALIQGYFQEGLKQRQEKRLIDRLSEHYIICGLGRTGRQVAIEFYAENIPFVVIDTDPLQVNRAKELNYIVVQGDATLDKSLQMAGVERAICIVAALTSDAENLYTVLSAKTLNPKIRAIARASTEEAVQKLQRAGADAVVSPYITGGRRLAAAALRPQVMDFVDGILTGTDRSFYMEEFLIDPRTCPCVGLSLSQAHLRSRSGALVLAIRRADGTLIGGPTGDTELMAGDLLICMGTAEQLRSLTQILIPMRSDGLRLPKH, encoded by the coding sequence TTGTCTATCAGTGAAGATAAATATCGTCGTCTGCGTCAGGAATTAATCGGGGGAATTTTTGCCCTGATCGTGGTGTTTTTGCTGGGTACGCTTTGGTATCATCTGATCGAGGGTTGGAGTTGGCTAGATTCGGCCTATATGACGATTAGTACCCTCGCTACCGTCGGTTTTGGCGAAATTAATCCCCTAGGTGAACGGGGACGACTGTTTACAATGGTTTTGATTATCATGGGAGTAGTCAGCATCGGTTATATTGTTAATCGCTTGACCGAAGCTTTAATTCAAGGCTATTTTCAAGAGGGACTCAAACAGAGACAGGAGAAACGCTTGATCGATCGACTATCGGAACACTATATCATCTGTGGTTTGGGTCGCACCGGCAGACAGGTGGCGATCGAATTTTACGCCGAAAATATTCCTTTTGTAGTCATTGATACAGACCCCCTACAGGTAAATCGGGCCAAAGAATTAAATTATATTGTTGTTCAAGGAGATGCTACCTTAGATAAATCTTTACAAATGGCAGGAGTCGAACGCGCTATTTGTATTGTGGCCGCTTTAACTTCCGATGCGGAGAATTTATATACAGTTTTGTCTGCTAAAACTCTTAATCCGAAAATCCGCGCCATTGCTAGGGCTAGTACCGAGGAAGCAGTACAAAAATTACAACGGGCCGGGGCCGATGCGGTGGTATCTCCCTATATTACCGGCGGTAGAAGATTAGCGGCCGCGGCCCTACGACCCCAGGTGATGGATTTTGTCGATGGGATTTTAACTGGAACCGATCGATCATTTTATATGGAAGAATTTTTAATCGATCCGAGGACTTGTCCCTGTGTCGGTTTAAGTCTTAGTCAAGCACATTTAAGATCTCGATCGGGGGCCTTAGTTTTGGCTATACGTCGCGCTGATGGTACGCTAATCGGGGGACCGACTGGCGATACGGAATTAATGGCCGGGGATTTATTAATTTGTATGGGAACGGCCGAACAATTACGCAGTTTAACTCAGATTTTAATCCCCATGCGATCGGATGGTTTACGTTTACCGAAGCATTAG